The Sulfitobacter indolifex genome contains the following window.
GAGAACGGCATGTGGCGCGATGCAGATTACGCACCGGTCTACACCGATACGCTGACCCTCGACATGGGCACCATCGTGCCTGCGATCTCGGGCCCAAAGCGTCCGCAGGATTACATCGCACTGACCTCCGCGCACACCGCCTTTGCCGACTATGTCAAAGGCGTCCGCGAAGGCAAAGACACCTCGGCGAACTCGGAAATCCGTTGGGAAGGCGAAGGCGGCCAGCCCGAGCCGCAGGACATCCCCGGTGACGAAGGTCATCACAACCGCGGCTTTGTCTCCACGGATGATGGCCACTACCAGCTGCATGACGGCTCGATCGTGATTGCGTCGATCACCTCCTGCACCAACACATCCAACCCCTATGTGATGATCGGTGCGGGTCTTGTGGCGCGCAAAGCCCGTGCTTTGGGTCTGACACGCAAGCCTTGGGTGAAAACCTCGCTGGCCCCCGGCTCACAGGTCGTGTCGCATTATCTTGAGGCCGCTGGCCTGCAAGAAGACCTCGATGCGATTGGCTTCAACCTCGTGGGCTACGGCTGCACCACCTGCATCGGCAACTCCGGCCCGCTGGAAGCGCCGATCAGCAAGGCGATCAACGACTATGACCTGATCGGCACCTCGGTCCTGTCAGGCAACCGGAACTTCGAAGGCCGCATCAGCCCCGACGTGCGCGCCAACTACCTCGCCTCCCCGCCCCTCGTGGTGGCCTATGCGCTGGTCGGTGACATGAACCATGATCTGGCCAACAGCCCGCTGGGTCAGGACAAAGACGGCAACGACGTTTACCTGAAAGACATCTGGCCCTCGACGCAGGAAGTCGCTGAACTGGTCGAACAGACCGTGACGCGCGAAGCCTTCCAAGAGAAATACGCCGACGTCTTCAAGGGCGACGAGAAGTGGCAGTCGGTTGAGACCACGGACAGCAAGACCTACGACTGGCCGCCGACCTCGACCTATGTGCAAAACCCACCCTACTTCCAAGGCATGTCGCCCGAGCCAGGCGTGATCTCCAACATCGAAGGCGCGAAAGTGCTGGCGGTGCTGGGTGACATGATCACCACCGACCACATCTCGCCTGCTGGGTCCTTCAAGGAAACCACGCCTGCGGGTCAGTATCTGGTAGAGCGTCAGGTGCCGGTGCGGGAGTTCAACTCCTACGGGTCGCGTCGTGGTAACCACGAGGTCATGATGCGCGGCACCTTCGCCAACATCCGCATCAAGAACGAGATGCTGGACGGTGTTGAGGGCGGCTATACCAAAGGCCCCGATGGCGAACAAACGTCGATCTTCGATGCCGCCATGGCGCATCAGGAAAACGGCACGCCGCTGGTCATCTTCGGTGGTGAGCAGTATGGCGCGGGCTCTTCGCGGGACTGGGCAGCCAAGGGTACAGCGCTTCTGGGCGTCAAGGCCGTGATTGCCGAGAGCTTTGAGCGTATCCACCGGTCCAACCTCGTCGGCATGGGCGTCATCCCGTTCGAGTTCACCGGCGGCGACACCCGCAAATCGCTGGGTCTGACCGGTGAAGAAACCGTGTCGATCAGCGGGTTGGACACCATCAAGCCGCTACAAGAAGTGCCTTGCACGATCACAATGGCCGATGGCAGCACCAAAGAGATCACTCTGAAGTGCCGCATCGATACCGCGATCGAGATTGAGTACATCGAACACGGCGGCGTGCTGCACTACGTGCTGCGCAACTTGGCAAAATCGGCCTAAGCGCCG
Protein-coding sequences here:
- the acnA gene encoding aconitate hydratase AcnA, which translates into the protein MTIQVGHDSAKTRKTLSVGSQKVAYYSIPAAEAAGLGDFSKLPAALKVVLENMLRFEDGKTVTQDDIKAFAEWATKGGKNPREIAYRPARVLMQDFTGVPAVVDLAAMRDGLVALGGDADKINPLNPVDLVIDHSVMIDEFGNPRAFQMNVDREYERNIERYTFLKWGQKAFNNFRVVPPGTGICHQVNLEYLSQTVWTDKDQNGEEVAYPDTLVGTDSHTTMVNGAAVLGWGVGGIEAEAAMLGQPISMLIPEVIGFELTGRMMEGTTGTDLVLKVVEMLREKGVVSKFVEFYGEGLDHLPLADRATIANMAPEYGATCGFFPIDDETLRYLTNTGRDKDRVALVKAYAQENGMWRDADYAPVYTDTLTLDMGTIVPAISGPKRPQDYIALTSAHTAFADYVKGVREGKDTSANSEIRWEGEGGQPEPQDIPGDEGHHNRGFVSTDDGHYQLHDGSIVIASITSCTNTSNPYVMIGAGLVARKARALGLTRKPWVKTSLAPGSQVVSHYLEAAGLQEDLDAIGFNLVGYGCTTCIGNSGPLEAPISKAINDYDLIGTSVLSGNRNFEGRISPDVRANYLASPPLVVAYALVGDMNHDLANSPLGQDKDGNDVYLKDIWPSTQEVAELVEQTVTREAFQEKYADVFKGDEKWQSVETTDSKTYDWPPTSTYVQNPPYFQGMSPEPGVISNIEGAKVLAVLGDMITTDHISPAGSFKETTPAGQYLVERQVPVREFNSYGSRRGNHEVMMRGTFANIRIKNEMLDGVEGGYTKGPDGEQTSIFDAAMAHQENGTPLVIFGGEQYGAGSSRDWAAKGTALLGVKAVIAESFERIHRSNLVGMGVIPFEFTGGDTRKSLGLTGEETVSISGLDTIKPLQEVPCTITMADGSTKEITLKCRIDTAIEIEYIEHGGVLHYVLRNLAKSA